Proteins co-encoded in one Hymenobacter swuensis DY53 genomic window:
- a CDS encoding M1 family metallopeptidase yields the protein MLKPTLLAAGLAALLALPTAAQNTNSGTDKFAQLETMLPTPNSYRTASGAPGTDYWQQRADYNIRVKLDDTRQAISGDEDITYTNLSPDVLTYLWVQLDQNVMDKNSITTATEVGQIQPRMPFQALDYLQKSEFDGGFKIAEVKMKGGKALPYVINHTMMRVDLPTPLRPKQAVTFSIKWSYNINDQTKINQRSGYEFFPEDKNYLYEIAQFYPRMAVYSDNQGWQHKQFLGNGEFALPFGDYRVSITAPADHVVGATGTLQNASEVLSSAQRQRLDQAKNSNKPVLIVSPLEAERAELTRSKDTKTWTFAAKNVRDFAWASSRKFIWDAMGVKQNGVPVMCMSFYPKEGNPLWGKYSTEVIAHTIKTYSKFTIPYAYPVAISVHGPVGGMEYPMLSFNGGRPEKDGTYSADRKYGMISVIIHEVGHNFFPMIVNSDERQWTWMDEGLNTFVQYLTEQEWERNYPSRRGEPANIVAYMQSDKSLQTPIMTNSESVLQFGNNAYGKPATGLNILRETIMGRELFDYAFKEYATRWAYKHPTPADFFRTMEDASGVDLDWFWRGWFYSVDKTDIAIDGVKWYTVDSKNPEIENARKREMINKAPQSISQQRNLQDIKKTLVDDKPELKDFYNQYDPLATTEADKQRYQQMVKGLSPEQQQRLNSGLHFYEVSLKNKGGLTMPVIVQMTYEDGKQEMMNIPAEIWRKNNAEVTKVFITEKPVVSFVLDPLQQTADTDLSNNSWPQKAAPSRFELFEYQQRAQPNPMQQSALQQQEKKPTGASTGGTN from the coding sequence ATGCTGAAACCTACTCTGCTGGCCGCCGGGCTGGCGGCGCTGCTGGCCCTGCCGACGGCGGCGCAGAACACCAACTCCGGTACCGATAAATTCGCGCAGCTCGAAACGATGCTGCCTACGCCCAACTCCTACCGCACCGCCTCCGGTGCGCCCGGCACCGATTACTGGCAGCAGCGCGCCGACTACAACATTCGGGTGAAGCTGGATGATACCCGGCAGGCCATCAGCGGCGACGAGGATATCACCTACACCAACCTCTCGCCCGACGTGCTGACCTACCTGTGGGTGCAGCTCGATCAGAACGTGATGGACAAGAACTCCATCACCACGGCTACCGAGGTAGGCCAGATTCAGCCCCGCATGCCGTTTCAGGCGCTGGATTATCTGCAGAAAAGCGAATTTGATGGCGGCTTCAAGATTGCGGAGGTGAAAATGAAGGGCGGCAAGGCTCTGCCCTATGTGATTAACCACACCATGATGCGCGTGGACCTGCCCACGCCGCTGCGGCCCAAGCAGGCCGTGACGTTCAGCATCAAGTGGAGCTACAACATCAACGACCAGACCAAGATCAACCAACGCTCGGGCTACGAGTTTTTCCCGGAGGATAAGAACTACCTCTACGAAATTGCCCAGTTCTACCCCCGTATGGCGGTGTACTCCGACAACCAGGGCTGGCAGCACAAGCAGTTCCTGGGCAATGGCGAGTTTGCCCTGCCCTTCGGCGACTACCGCGTAAGCATCACGGCTCCCGCCGACCACGTGGTGGGTGCCACCGGCACGCTGCAGAATGCCTCGGAAGTCCTGTCTTCGGCCCAGCGGCAGCGCCTGGACCAAGCCAAGAATTCCAATAAGCCGGTACTCATTGTGTCGCCGCTGGAGGCGGAGCGGGCCGAGTTGACGCGCTCCAAGGACACCAAAACCTGGACGTTTGCCGCCAAAAACGTGCGCGACTTCGCCTGGGCTTCGTCCCGAAAATTCATCTGGGATGCTATGGGCGTGAAGCAGAACGGCGTGCCGGTGATGTGCATGAGCTTCTACCCCAAGGAAGGCAACCCGCTGTGGGGCAAGTACTCGACAGAGGTTATTGCCCACACCATCAAAACCTACTCCAAATTCACCATCCCGTACGCCTACCCGGTGGCCATTTCGGTGCACGGGCCGGTGGGCGGCATGGAGTACCCGATGCTGAGCTTCAACGGTGGCCGCCCCGAAAAGGACGGCACCTACTCGGCCGACCGGAAGTACGGCATGATATCGGTGATTATCCACGAGGTGGGGCACAACTTCTTCCCCATGATTGTGAACTCCGATGAGCGCCAGTGGACGTGGATGGACGAGGGCCTGAACACCTTCGTGCAGTACCTCACGGAGCAGGAATGGGAGCGAAACTACCCTTCGCGCCGCGGCGAGCCGGCCAACATCGTGGCCTACATGCAGTCGGATAAGAGCCTGCAGACCCCCATTATGACCAACTCGGAATCGGTACTGCAGTTTGGCAACAACGCCTACGGCAAGCCCGCCACCGGCCTGAACATTCTGCGCGAGACCATCATGGGCCGCGAACTGTTCGACTACGCTTTTAAGGAATACGCCACCCGCTGGGCCTACAAGCACCCCACCCCCGCCGACTTCTTCCGCACCATGGAAGACGCCTCGGGCGTAGACCTTGACTGGTTCTGGCGCGGTTGGTTCTACAGCGTGGATAAAACCGACATTGCCATCGACGGCGTGAAGTGGTACACGGTGGACTCGAAAAACCCTGAAATCGAGAATGCCCGCAAGCGGGAGATGATCAACAAAGCTCCCCAGAGCATTTCGCAGCAGCGCAACCTGCAGGACATCAAGAAAACCCTGGTGGACGACAAGCCCGAGCTCAAGGACTTCTACAACCAGTACGACCCGCTGGCTACCACCGAGGCCGACAAGCAGCGCTACCAGCAGATGGTGAAGGGCCTGAGCCCCGAGCAGCAGCAGCGCCTCAACAGCGGCCTGCACTTCTACGAGGTGAGCCTCAAGAACAAGGGCGGCCTGACCATGCCGGTCATCGTGCAGATGACCTACGAGGACGGCAAGCAGGAAATGATGAACATTCCGGCCGAAATCTGGCGCAAAAACAACGCAGAGGTAACCAAGGTGTTCATCACCGAAAAGCCGGTGGTGAGCTTCGTGCTGGACCCCTTGCAGCAAACCGCCGATACCGACCTGAGCAACAACAGCTGGCCCCAGAAAGCCGCGCCGTCGCGCTTCGAGCTGTTTGAGTACCAGCAGCGCGCCCAGCCCAACCCCATGCAGCAGTCGGCTTTGCAGCAGCAGGAGAAGAAACCGACCGGCGCCAGCACCGGCGGCACCAACTAA
- a CDS encoding HupE/UreJ family protein — MSVFSTYLQLGFHHIFNLRAYDHLVFLLALCAPYVLRDWRRVVALVTSFTVGHSITLALATLDVVQYSPQLIEVLIPVTIVLTCLLNLLRAGQPEARLAESRTPEPILLTLPNLLAAVFGLIHGLGFSSYLRELLGHQSRPVLELLSFNVGVELGQLLIVGLILLLGFGLLRGLRVARRDWLLVTTGAALGIALVLLLGLVQG, encoded by the coding sequence ATGTCTGTTTTCAGCACCTACCTCCAGCTCGGCTTTCACCACATCTTCAACCTGCGGGCCTACGACCACCTGGTGTTTTTGCTGGCCCTGTGCGCGCCCTACGTGCTGCGGGACTGGCGGCGAGTGGTAGCCCTGGTGACCAGCTTCACGGTGGGCCATTCCATCACGCTGGCCCTGGCTACGCTGGATGTGGTGCAGTACTCACCCCAGTTGATTGAGGTGCTGATTCCGGTGACCATTGTGCTGACCTGCCTGCTGAACCTGCTGCGCGCCGGCCAGCCGGAAGCCCGCCTAGCCGAAAGCCGCACACCAGAACCGATTCTGCTCACCCTGCCCAATCTGCTGGCGGCCGTGTTCGGGCTGATTCACGGCCTGGGCTTTTCCAGCTACCTGCGTGAGCTGCTGGGCCACCAGAGCCGGCCGGTGCTGGAGCTGCTGAGCTTTAACGTAGGCGTGGAGCTGGGCCAGTTGCTCATTGTGGGCCTGATTCTGCTGCTGGGCTTCGGGCTGTTGCGGGGCCTCCGGGTGGCGCGCCGCGACTGGCTGCTGGTAACCACCGGCGCGGCCCTGGGCATTGCCCTGGTGCTGCTGCTGGGCCTGGTGCAGGGTTGA
- a CDS encoding T9SS type A sorting domain-containing protein has protein sequence MATTCGLLVSPLTQAQHRLGPEATRMTSAAIPMISGSSSVVSKVPAPVTVRKTQRVQASISSTATGGNWSSPATWAGGVVPTAADDVTIVGGATVTLDVAASCASLNVAGTGSLLTSTTTAYQLQVAGSVTNNGTLDLSSTATLGSDLRFTGAGNASFSGTGTTDLQTMTLAKSVRADVVEMNLSTLTVKGAAATPDGFLLTRTIGTTPVDDMTGTLKISGSNTVSNRVFGNSASYVIPATGGFWLNNPNFTVLGQTGSGTVNGLLRISTGTYNVGTGSGNSLVFGSGAVYTMEGGTLTAAGRFGSFTSATAAAAMTFTLSAGTINVANVANASGTPSFGVNGTSTISGGSINLVQRSTATTPLDYYVAGTYNATGGTLNPGTAATATNFDFRIRGNVPNVSISSGKSVFLVGQTNGYSTVLVNLGGTLNLNGNLLLLLGPAVTNNGTLTGTTTNSNLYFAGAVSQTLNGSGTFQTVRALSIDNIGGGVTLAVPLVVSRVNLFSGSLLNSGNLTVGDGTSVLNVIQAGATGSASPAATFDAAPAFNIGTGALQLLYAPESVGHITGFEVPASRVIDYLSIANPNGVTLAGGNLTVRGDATQSLFLTNGVLGTSAANTLILAETVGAPPTGSATSYVRGPLAITVNSATAVSRTFAVGDGPGWRPVVVGGITTSGAQTFTATIISGATGGTLSGGLSALNPTRYVRLQNTAALPASATVQLSYGADDIIGGSATSVVAQAATAGGTYASIGGSAASAPTTGLVSTLPITPGNDFFVLATTEGGVLTSSVASVCSGTNSGTLTLTGFTGTITGYEANTGSGFVAVPGTNTGATLAFSNLTATTTFRAVIQTADNRVIYSSPVTVTVTAAPTATLAAATATTFCGSGTLTLNATPVAGATYQFLLDGQPISGATAATYTATVTASGVYSVVVTTGSCSATSATVQVIVNPATTATFTYANSTFCQSGTNPTPTITGTAGGTFSSTTGLSLDAATGAINLTASTPGTYTVTYSVGSTCPSSATATVTISNALTAGFSYSAASYCTSASGTVAATLASGAASGTFSSTTGLTLDAATGAITPGTSTPGTYTVSNTVAASGGCAAATATTTVTITAPATAGFSYAAASYCTSATGTVAPVLTSGATAGTFSSTTGLTIDATTGVITPGTSTPGTYTVTNTVAASGPCSAVTATATVTITAPATAGFSYASASYCTSASGTVAATLASGATAGTFSSTTGLSVNATTGAITPGTSTPGTYTVTNTVAASGGCAVATATTTVTITAPATAGFSYANAAYCVGAAPATVTLATGAMAGTFSSTTGLALNATTGAINTATSTPGIYTVTNTVAASGGCSAVTATTTVTINATPAQPTVSVRYNGPVTTLTSSAATGNQWYLNGTLIPGATGQDYVVNSAAQYGTYTVVVTNAAGCASVPSATQVVTSSVKPLAGTSLTLYPNPTTDGMLTVKLAGYNKAVELTVYNAIGQQVHTLTVPAGRLDQPLDLTQLPSGVYMLRARTEGGLDVRRIVKE, from the coding sequence TTGGCTACCACCTGCGGTTTGCTGGTGAGTCCGCTCACGCAGGCTCAGCATCGGTTAGGCCCAGAGGCTACGCGCATGACATCGGCCGCCATTCCCATGATAAGCGGTAGCAGCAGCGTGGTCAGTAAGGTTCCTGCCCCTGTCACTGTTCGGAAAACCCAGCGTGTGCAGGCCAGCATCAGCTCTACCGCCACGGGCGGTAACTGGAGCAGCCCGGCCACCTGGGCAGGTGGCGTGGTACCAACCGCTGCCGATGACGTAACAATTGTGGGCGGAGCTACCGTAACATTGGACGTGGCGGCCAGCTGCGCCTCGCTGAACGTAGCCGGCACCGGCTCGTTGCTGACCTCCACGACCACGGCTTATCAGTTGCAAGTGGCCGGCAGCGTCACCAACAACGGCACTCTGGATTTGAGCAGCACGGCCACCCTGGGCTCCGACCTGCGCTTTACCGGCGCGGGCAACGCCAGTTTCAGCGGTACCGGCACCACTGACCTGCAGACGATGACCCTGGCGAAGTCGGTGCGGGCCGATGTAGTGGAAATGAACCTGAGCACCCTTACAGTAAAGGGTGCAGCGGCTACGCCAGACGGCTTCCTGCTCACGCGCACCATCGGCACCACGCCGGTTGATGACATGACCGGCACCCTGAAAATTTCGGGCTCGAATACAGTTAGCAACCGGGTGTTTGGCAACTCAGCTTCCTACGTCATTCCGGCTACCGGCGGCTTCTGGCTGAACAACCCCAACTTCACCGTGCTGGGCCAAACGGGCTCCGGCACCGTGAACGGCCTGCTGCGCATCAGCACGGGCACGTACAATGTGGGCACGGGCTCCGGCAACTCGCTGGTGTTCGGCTCGGGCGCGGTGTACACCATGGAAGGCGGCACACTCACGGCTGCTGGCCGGTTTGGCTCCTTTACCAGTGCTACCGCCGCCGCTGCCATGACGTTTACGCTCAGCGCGGGAACCATCAACGTGGCCAATGTGGCCAATGCCAGCGGCACGCCTTCGTTTGGGGTGAACGGGACCAGCACCATTTCGGGCGGCAGCATCAACCTGGTGCAGCGCAGTACGGCTACTACTCCGCTCGATTACTACGTGGCGGGCACCTACAACGCCACGGGCGGCACCCTGAACCCGGGCACGGCCGCTACGGCCACCAACTTCGATTTCCGCATTCGGGGTAACGTACCGAACGTGAGCATCAGCAGCGGCAAAAGCGTGTTTCTGGTGGGCCAGACCAACGGCTACAGCACAGTGCTGGTTAACCTGGGCGGGACGCTGAACCTGAACGGCAACCTGCTGCTGCTATTGGGCCCCGCCGTCACCAACAACGGTACACTCACGGGCACTACGACCAACAGCAACTTGTATTTCGCGGGGGCCGTGTCCCAGACTCTGAACGGTTCCGGCACCTTCCAGACGGTCCGGGCGCTTTCCATTGACAACATTGGTGGCGGCGTGACGCTGGCAGTTCCGCTAGTAGTGTCGCGGGTGAACCTGTTCTCGGGTAGCCTGCTGAACTCCGGCAACCTCACAGTTGGTGACGGCACGTCAGTGCTGAACGTTATTCAGGCCGGCGCCACTGGCTCTGCCAGTCCGGCGGCCACCTTCGATGCGGCTCCGGCCTTCAATATTGGCACCGGTGCCTTGCAGCTGCTGTACGCGCCCGAATCGGTGGGCCACATTACGGGCTTTGAGGTACCAGCCTCCCGCGTTATCGACTACCTCTCCATTGCTAACCCAAACGGCGTAACCCTAGCCGGCGGCAACCTCACCGTGCGCGGCGACGCCACGCAGTCGTTGTTTCTGACCAACGGGGTGCTGGGCACTTCGGCAGCTAACACCCTCATTCTGGCCGAAACCGTGGGCGCTCCGCCTACCGGCTCGGCTACCAGCTACGTACGCGGCCCCCTGGCCATCACCGTCAATAGTGCCACGGCCGTGAGCCGCACCTTCGCCGTTGGTGATGGGCCGGGCTGGCGGCCGGTAGTGGTGGGCGGCATTACCACTTCGGGTGCCCAGACGTTCACGGCTACCATCATCAGCGGGGCTACCGGCGGTACGCTGTCGGGCGGGCTTTCGGCTCTGAACCCCACGCGCTACGTACGACTACAGAACACGGCAGCTCTGCCGGCTTCGGCCACGGTGCAGCTCAGCTACGGAGCCGATGACATTATCGGCGGCTCTGCTACCTCCGTAGTCGCGCAGGCGGCCACGGCCGGCGGCACGTACGCCAGCATTGGTGGCTCCGCCGCTTCGGCTCCCACCACCGGGCTGGTATCGACGCTGCCCATCACGCCCGGCAATGATTTCTTTGTGCTGGCTACTACCGAAGGCGGGGTGCTTACTTCGTCGGTTGCGAGCGTATGCAGCGGCACCAACTCGGGTACGCTCACGCTTACTGGTTTCACGGGCACCATCACGGGTTATGAAGCCAACACTGGCAGCGGCTTTGTGGCCGTGCCCGGCACCAATACCGGCGCGACGCTGGCCTTCAGCAACCTGACGGCTACTACCACTTTCCGGGCCGTTATTCAGACGGCAGACAACCGCGTTATCTACTCTTCGCCGGTGACGGTGACGGTAACGGCGGCCCCTACGGCTACCCTGGCGGCGGCTACCGCTACCACGTTCTGCGGCTCGGGCACTCTCACGCTCAACGCAACGCCCGTGGCGGGTGCTACCTACCAGTTCCTGCTCGATGGCCAGCCCATCAGCGGAGCTACTGCAGCCACCTACACCGCTACGGTTACGGCCAGCGGCGTATACTCAGTAGTGGTAACGACGGGTAGCTGCTCGGCTACGTCGGCCACGGTACAGGTAATAGTAAACCCCGCTACCACGGCTACTTTCACATACGCCAACAGCACCTTCTGCCAGAGCGGCACCAACCCCACGCCTACCATTACGGGCACGGCGGGCGGCACCTTCAGCAGCACGACGGGCCTAAGCCTGGATGCTGCTACGGGCGCCATCAACCTGACAGCCAGCACACCCGGCACCTACACCGTGACGTACAGCGTGGGGAGCACCTGCCCTTCGTCGGCTACGGCTACGGTTACTATCAGCAACGCCCTGACGGCCGGTTTCAGCTACTCGGCGGCCAGCTACTGCACCAGTGCCAGCGGCACGGTGGCCGCTACCTTAGCCAGCGGCGCGGCCAGCGGCACGTTCAGCTCTACCACGGGCCTGACGCTTGATGCGGCCACCGGTGCCATCACGCCCGGCACTTCTACTCCCGGTACCTACACTGTATCCAACACGGTAGCGGCTTCGGGTGGCTGCGCGGCAGCTACGGCTACCACCACGGTAACCATCACGGCTCCGGCCACGGCCGGCTTCAGCTACGCGGCGGCTAGCTACTGTACCTCGGCTACCGGCACCGTAGCGCCGGTACTGACGAGCGGGGCAACGGCCGGCACGTTCAGCTCTACTACGGGGCTGACCATTGATGCCACTACCGGCGTCATCACTCCCGGCACCTCCACGCCCGGCACCTACACGGTAACGAATACGGTGGCCGCCAGTGGCCCCTGCTCAGCCGTAACGGCTACCGCCACGGTAACCATCACGGCTCCGGCCACGGCCGGTTTCAGCTACGCCAGTGCCAGCTACTGCACCAGTGCCAGTGGCACGGTGGCCGCTACCCTGGCCAGCGGCGCAACAGCCGGTACGTTCAGCTCCACTACGGGCTTGTCCGTTAACGCGACTACGGGTGCTATTACCCCCGGCACTTCTACTCCCGGCACCTACACCGTTACCAATACAGTGGCAGCCTCGGGTGGCTGCGCGGTTGCCACGGCCACCACTACGGTAACCATCACGGCTCCGGCCACGGCCGGCTTCAGCTATGCAAATGCCGCCTACTGCGTAGGCGCGGCTCCTGCCACGGTAACTCTAGCTACCGGCGCAATGGCCGGTACGTTCAGCAGCACAACGGGTCTGGCACTCAATGCCACTACGGGGGCCATCAATACCGCTACCAGCACGCCTGGCATCTACACCGTAACCAACACGGTGGCGGCTTCGGGTGGCTGCTCGGCTGTAACGGCTACCACCACGGTAACCATTAACGCCACGCCGGCTCAGCCGACGGTTTCAGTGCGCTACAACGGTCCGGTTACCACGCTCACCAGCAGCGCGGCCACCGGTAACCAGTGGTACCTCAATGGCACCCTTATCCCCGGAGCCACGGGTCAGGATTACGTGGTAAATTCGGCGGCTCAGTACGGCACTTACACGGTAGTGGTAACCAATGCAGCCGGTTGCGCCTCGGTGCCTTCGGCTACGCAGGTGGTAACGTCCAGTGTGAAGCCGCTGGCCGGCACTTCGCTCACGCTGTACCCCAACCCCACCACCGACGGCATGCTGACGGTGAAGCTGGCGGGCTACAACAAGGCCGTAGAGCTGACGGTGTATAACGCCATCGGGCAGCAGGTGCACACCCTCACGGTGCCCGCCGGCCGCCTCGACCAACCGCTTGACCTGACGCAACTGCCCAGCGGCGTGTACATGCTGCGCGCCCGCACCGAAGGCGGCCTCGATGTTCGTCGCATTGTAAAGGAATAG
- a CDS encoding YncE family protein, with amino-acid sequence MQNLTRTLLKPAAAMLFAGILASCDKNESEKAAPEKLESQHVRLLVTDQTSPAVTLLTPNKKSQETFQGSFAGAALYPTGSGRFAALVYGANNLVEFFDSGIEAHGDHAHIKGSPKWALTKAAAAKPAHFSVQGSSIAIFGDSDGKLHNINETELHTSTSTRAISVGSPHHGAVITFLNGTYAVSDKAATGAAPWRVKIVNAQGIEVGSPSGITTTNIHGNATDGVTALFGTPQGILKVQNSGQQELMPYPASFGANWLSSLSYGAHAKTFLGMSATAGLHLVNPVAKTFTSVGGITQYARALYDAAGQDILVLQADGRLLVFDGATGAKKAEKSVLNLIPDVTAAAPFLTASSSYIYLTNASQGKVHMLDKTTLAEKHTFSVGGTPSRITLIGADLNGEGSE; translated from the coding sequence ATGCAGAACCTAACCCGTACCCTTCTCAAACCAGCTGCCGCTATGCTGTTTGCGGGCATTCTCGCTTCCTGCGACAAGAATGAATCGGAGAAAGCCGCGCCGGAAAAGCTGGAAAGCCAGCACGTCCGGCTGCTGGTTACCGACCAAACAAGCCCGGCTGTCACCTTGCTTACGCCCAATAAAAAGAGTCAGGAAACCTTTCAGGGAAGCTTTGCAGGGGCTGCGCTGTACCCAACGGGTTCCGGTCGGTTTGCAGCGTTGGTATACGGAGCGAACAACCTGGTGGAGTTTTTTGACAGTGGTATCGAGGCGCATGGTGACCATGCTCACATCAAAGGCTCACCCAAATGGGCACTGACTAAAGCGGCAGCAGCCAAGCCGGCGCATTTCAGCGTACAAGGCAGCAGCATTGCCATCTTTGGCGACAGTGACGGGAAGTTGCACAACATTAATGAAACAGAGTTGCATACATCTACTTCTACCAGAGCAATTTCGGTGGGCAGCCCGCATCACGGAGCAGTAATAACGTTTTTGAATGGCACCTATGCCGTGTCGGACAAGGCTGCAACGGGAGCTGCTCCCTGGCGTGTGAAGATTGTAAACGCTCAGGGTATTGAAGTAGGCAGCCCTTCCGGTATCACGACCACCAATATTCACGGCAACGCCACCGACGGCGTTACGGCCTTATTTGGCACACCGCAGGGCATTCTGAAGGTACAGAATAGCGGCCAGCAGGAGTTGATGCCCTATCCGGCCAGCTTTGGGGCGAACTGGCTTTCCTCACTCAGCTATGGAGCACACGCCAAAACGTTTTTGGGCATGAGTGCTACGGCGGGTCTGCACCTGGTTAATCCTGTAGCCAAGACTTTTACCAGTGTGGGCGGCATTACGCAATACGCACGCGCCCTGTATGATGCAGCCGGGCAGGATATCTTGGTGTTACAGGCCGATGGCCGGCTGCTGGTATTTGATGGTGCTACTGGTGCAAAGAAAGCGGAGAAATCAGTGTTAAATCTTATTCCGGATGTGACAGCAGCAGCACCTTTTCTAACGGCATCATCTTCTTACATATACCTCACCAACGCATCACAAGGCAAGGTGCATATGCTGGATAAGACTACGCTGGCGGAAAAGCACACCTTCAGCGTGGGGGGAACACCCTCCCGTATTACACTCATTGGAGCGGACCTGAATGGCGAAGGAAGTGAATAA